The DNA region TCACACAACTTTTTACCGACTTTCTTTACCGATACCGATTTAGCTAAATTTGCGGTTTTCTCTGAGACATTTGCGtgcatctaaattttcaaataggggaaactgaatttgatatcCTCTTTCCCCCCACCCCCATAAAAAGAAGCTTATAGTGAATTAGACTGTCAAAGCTGacgtcaaaataaatattttaagttaaaagtattgtatgAAGTCTCTAAGATGAAGAGAGAAACAAGTGGTTTTTTGTTCGATAATATCGCCGCCTATATCCTGTTGCATTATGAAATTTCCAGGAAATTTCCAGGATTTTttctagataaaaaaataaattttggtttTGAAAGTAGGAAATTCTTTCCGTAATGTTTCTAAAAAGATTTAAAGATCtcgatttattaaaaaatttaatatgattACTTTCTAAGACAATTCCAGGAATATCGGGAATAATTTCTTTTGTCAAGGCCTTTTAGCACCAAGGTCATCAGTGCTATTCATGCACTACTTTACGCATAGCGCAGCATGCTGGAATTACTAATAAttcaatgtttatatacaggCTAAATTGGCTACATCCGGAACGTAAACTCTAGATTTAGTCCCCgtaaattatatatttacttgaaGGCCTCTTTTCACTAGTGTTTTTGAGCACAGTTTCTAGCGTGtagtatctgagcatgcgcattaGAACTTTTTTTCTGGTCGCAACGCCAGTATTTTTGGAGGTTAAGACGAGTCAACTTTCAAGTGTTTACAGTGGAACAATCATTTTTAACAACCAATGGCAGCTCAGAAGACGCTACCATCTTTTACTGTAATGGAAATCAACATTAAGAACTTTTAgtacaaaaatatttcaagCGTTATTTAGGTATGTGAATCGGGCCTTAACGTATTATCTGGTTCCACAACAGTAGTGTCTACAAAATGGTTTGATAATACGTCCTCTTCCAACAACTCTGATGGCGGAGTTTTTATTACTTCGGCGCCttttaaaacttctaaatagaCCGAGCTCCCATTATGATTTCTTACAACAAGATCACGAACGTCATTTGTGGACAAGTCACTTGTTACAGAGCATGTGTCGTCGAATAAGTTGCAGTTGCCTTCAGCAACGGATTGTGGTTCGGATTTCATTTCCGCATTCGATACGAAAACTTCGGGTATGGCTGGCCGCCTGTGTTTTGGACTCGAAGTGAATTTTGGAACAAAAGTTTCCAGAACTGGCCGTGTTTTGATATAGTCCACGGTATGCATATCAAGTTCTCTTTGCGCATGCGTTTGTCTCTTTATACAACAGCATATGGTGAGTTCCTCTTTATCAAAAGCTAGTTCGCGAATTTCCATGGGTTcactttttctttcttcattcTTCGCTACTTGTTTCAATGCTTCATCATGTGCGCACGCGTCACTTTTCGAGCGGAATCTTCGACTTCTAATCGTTTCTTGTCCTTTTGATTTTAACTCTTTAAGTTTCGCCATTGCCTCTGAGCTCTGTATTCGCAATATTATCTCCTTTGTTTTAATGTGTTCTAGGTCTTTCCGTCTGTTGTTGGCCCATAAAATAGCTGAATCAATGAGACCAGCTAGTAACGCTAGCCCAAACATTCGATAAATCATAACGAGATATTGCGAATTGTTTATCGGATAACTCATATCACCGAAACCGACTGTCGTAAATGTTACGAACCAAAAGTATAAACTGTCAATGTATGTCCAATCTAAAATTGGTATGAGTGAGGTGAATACTCCAATGTGCAAATAACCAATAAAAATGAACACAATTGTCACTGTAGATAGCATACTATCTGATATACATTGGTTTTGTCTGCTACTACATTTTCgaataagtttaaaaaaggAACGATTAAATGACGTCATGATGTCACCACAACGTGCCAGTAGAGTCATCATCGCGGGAATGGCAATAACAGTGAAAGCGATGAAAAATATTCGGCCTCCTGTTGTCTTAGGGGCGACGTCTCCGTATCCtataaaagttgaaactttttcaGAATACTtgcatcaaaaaaaaaactaaatttttcttCGAGATTAATTATTCGCCAGGCAAAGTTTTGCAAATCTTCAACCTTTTAAAAAAGCCTATCAaatcctggggacaaggttggcaCCAATTTAACTAGATGTCCTCTTGAACCTTGTTTCTATTGGCTATAATCCGCGAAAATTCATCTACGTGAAAATCTACTGTTGAAAATTAATCTTTGggaaatcaacaaaaaaattccCTCATAAGTCCTCACGAAAATTGACTGAACATTCAAAGATATTCCCTGTCTTACTAACTTTATGACAGGTTTTCACAcgattaaaaaaacacatcGGTCATTGTTTTACGTCGTGTCGTACCAATACAACATTGCAGACCAGCTAGAGTTAAGTATGTCGGTTTGTCTTTTCTAAAAGCAAAccgttgttgtttttatgtgtttttatgaTTATCTACTACAAATCTAGTCCCGATAGTTTGTATCTTGTAAAAGCctgatgaaaatataaaaaagtgattCCATGTGGCCCTTTTGTATTTAGAAGACAGCCTTGTTTCCAGGGTATTTTTTTCTCCTTGACAGTTAGATAGACAAAAGAGGCTTTGGAACGAGGTTAAGAACGTCCCATCGGTTTAGGAGTTAAAAGTGAGAAAATTATAAATGTTCAAACACTGACATTCAGTTCGAAAAACAAACATCTCGACATTcacttatttaaaaaagatgattACCATGGTGGTAAGATGGTTACCTGTCTCCTCGCAACCTCGTTACCAGACTTTCACTTACCGATAGTCGTTGCTGCAATATTTGTAAAGTAAAACCATTTCATGAAGAGAAAGTAAACATCAGCTTTTTTGCAGTATTCTTTATTCGTTTCCACTTCTTTTTTCATGTGTATAAAGCGTTCAAACTCCAATAAGATTTCATCCACGTGTGAGCCATCTGGCGACCCCGTTAACATTTTGCGTTCGATTTGTAGAAAAAAGCTTGTAATGTTAAATGAAGCGGAGCAGATCTCCGTGGATTGCGTGTCTTCTTCGAGTTTTATGAAAACAAAAGTTCCAGCAATAAGTATGATCATTACAAATCCAAAATGCATGATGAATTTTAAACTTGTTACCATGCCCCCATACCATTGTTTATGTTGATAGCTGCTGAAA from Hydractinia symbiolongicarpus strain clone_291-10 chromosome 6, HSymV2.1, whole genome shotgun sequence includes:
- the LOC130647893 gene encoding uncharacterized protein LOC130647893; protein product: MMTLLARCGDIMTSFNRSFFKLIRKCSSRQNQCISDSMLSTVTIVFIFIGYLHIGVFTSLIPILDWTYIDSLYFWFVTFTTVGFGDMSYPINNSQYLVMIYRMFGLALLAGLIDSAILWANNRRKDLEHIKTKEIILRIQSSEAMAKLKELKSKGQETIRSRRFRSKSDACAHDEALKQVAKNEERKSEPMEIRELAFDKEELTICCCIKRQTHAQRELDMHTVDYIKTRPVLETFVPKFTSSPKHRRPAIPEVFVSNAEMKSEPQSVAEGNCNLFDDTCSVTSDLSTNDVRDLVVRNHNGSSVYLEVLKGAEVIKTPPSELLEEDVLSNHFVDTTVVEPDNTLRPDSHT